From a region of the Triticum aestivum cultivar Chinese Spring chromosome 7D, IWGSC CS RefSeq v2.1, whole genome shotgun sequence genome:
- the LOC123167387 gene encoding RING-H2 finger protein ATL34-like, whose amino-acid sequence MLNLYPRLATGGALAVDDDEPHICYAIMAALVSLLLFCVLLAVVSPARACAITSLLVLLFGLVALLAPARGTVPAHRNASGLGQRLPAPTVRLVRRCTCGLTDAAIGALPTFAYEGPAASKGGGDEPRGSCQLLCAVCLEDVQGGEMVRQLPPCRHLFHVDCIDMWLHTHRTCPLCRCELSPRKVAAKAVAAAATGSSAQALPPV is encoded by the coding sequence ATGCTGAACCTGTACCCGAGGCTGGCGACGGGCGGCGCgctggcggtggacgacgacgagccGCACATCTGCTACGCCATCATGGCGGCGCTCGTGTCGCTGCTGCTCTTCTGCGTGCTCCTCGCCGTCGTCAGCCCCGCCAGGGCCTGCGCCATCaccagcctcctcgtcctcctgTTCGGCCTCGTCGCCTTGCTCGCGCCGGCGCGCGGCACCGTCCCGGCGCACAGGAACGCTAGCGGCCTCGGCCAGCGGCTGCCCGCGCCAACGGTGCGGctggtgcgccggtgcacgtgcgGGCTGACGGACGCCGCGATCGGCGCCCTGCCGACATTCGCGTACGAGGGCCCAGCGGCCAGcaagggcggcggcgacgagccgCGCGGGAGCTGCCAGCTGCTGTGCGCGGTGTGCCTGGAGGACGTGCAGGGCGGCGAGATGGTGCGGCAGCTGCCGCCGTGCAGGCACCTGTTCCACGTGGACTGCATCGACATGTGGCTGCACACCCACCGGACGTGCCCGCTCTGCCGCTGCGAGCTCTCGCCGCGGAAGGTCGCCGCGAAAGCCGTTGCCGCGGCCGCCACGGGCTCATCGGCCCAGGCGTTGCCACCGGTGTGA